In Dama dama isolate Ldn47 chromosome 10, ASM3311817v1, whole genome shotgun sequence, the sequence cctacacacacacacacacacacacacacccatccccaGATACACATATAATAAGGAGCTGAGAGGTCTGACCAAGAATGACccctcccctacacacacacacacacacacacacacacacacccatccccaGATACACATATAATAAGGAGCTGAGAGGTCTGACCAAGAATGACCCCtcccctatacacacacacacacacacacacacacacacacacacccatccccaGATACACATATAGTAAGGCAAGGAAGCAGTCAGGGAATCTGATCACAGCACAGATTAGATCGGGTCACACCCTGGCTCCCCATCACAGTTCAAATCCACACTCCTCACCAGTGACTGTGCCCACTGCCCTCCTGTTCCGCCTTACCTCCTGCCACTCGCCTTCACTCAGTCCCATCCCCTCCAGCTCCACCAGCCACTGGACTGGGCTGAGCTCGTTCCCAGCTGCTGTCCCCTCTACCTGAAACGCCTGCCTCCCTGGCTGGCTCTGACCTGTCATTCCAGGCACAATTGCAGCATCACCTTGGAGGGGCCTTCCTGACCTTTCTTTCTGAAACAGTCCCAGTCCGCTGTCCCACCACCTAGTTTGAGTTTTCATGTTGAGCGCTGTCACTACTTGGAATGCTCTGGTGCCTTTAGTTTCATATTTAGTTACTGTCGGAGGCCCTGAATGTGAACTCTGTGAGAGCAGGGGCCAGACTCCCTCGAGTTTGTCCATTGCTGTATCCACTGGGCTTAAGAGTAATGCCTGGAACATAAGTCAGTGCTCAGTGTGTGTTCGTTGAACTTCatcatcatttattgagcaccgcATCATTAGGAGACATATGGCCAGACTCTGGGCTAAATGCCTTATGTGCATCGCTTCAGGAAGAGGCTCAGCTCTGCGCTTCCTGGCTGGGGCACAGTTAACAGTTCCACTCAAGTTGGGAAGATCAAGCAGGCTGAAGTGAGACCTGGGGAAATGCCTTTTCATAGGGTTCCTCGCTCTTCCCCCCTCTACTCTTGAAGAAACCAATTGCCTTGAGAGTGCGGCGGACCTGGTGCAAGTCTTGGCTATCACTTTTGAGTTGTGTGACTCTAGGTAAGTGACAgtccttctctgggcctctgtttcctcatctctgaaatgggggGCAGAGTCCCCCGCTGAGGAAAGGCTTTGATGCGGGTCAGAGGCTGTTCTCACCCCGGCCCGCAGTCCCCGTCAGCCTGGAGAGCGGCCCCTTTGCCATCCTGCCTGCCCGCCGCTGCCCCGCTCACCCGCCGTCAGTGGGAAGAATACCTCAGTCgcacctgggcccccagcccaggcccacaCATACACCAGTCCTCCTCTCACTTTTCATTCTTGTAAATTGACGTCAGCGCTGCTGAATCACGAAGCTGAGGTTTGAGAGGACCTGCACCACGGGGAAGCCACACGGCGCGcgccgcccccctccccgcccccctgccctgCAGCGTCTGCACTGCTGGGCCCATCTGTTACCCAGGGTCTAGAGTGCAGCTCCCGGGGGCTTCTAGGTCATTGCAGGTCACTTCATGTATGGcagtatagctttaaaaaaaaaaaaaatgactcacaAAGAGAAGGGGCCAGGTCTGGGGAGTGTGAGTagaggagcttcagtttcagctgtTTTGCTAAGGGAAATGGGTTTGTGTATGAGTTTGGGTAATGAAGATGTGACTTCTAAGCTTTTTTTTGAGAGGGGGAAAAACCCTGGAAATATTATAAACTTGACTGTGATTTGTCCCTCCTTAGATGAGgacctgtttccttatctgtaaaataggaatgttAGTTAATAGCACCTAAATCCTAAGGCTCAGGTGAAGGCTGAATGTTTTAATATAGGTGACTAGGCGCTCAGAATGGTGCCTTCCCAATGATGCTGATATGTTAGCAGCTGCTACTGTTATTATTTCGACTGTTAGGCCCTCACGGGAGGCTAGTGCTACCCAGCCTCTGAAGCAGTACTGTCTGAATTTGCCACCTGGCTCCACCACTTGCCGTATGCCCTactttgcctctctgagcctcagttttctcatctatataaAGGGGGAAGAGGTTTATAACTCACAGGCCAGTTGAGAGGCTTAAACAAAGTAGAGCAGGGCCCAGCATACAGTAAGCGCTCACTGAGTGTTTGCCGTATGCCCAAGCACTGCCTTCGTGGTTTCTCCTTGCCCTGCTAGTGCtgggcaggagacaggagagtcTGAACACGAGACTTGGGCCACAAAGCACAAACAAAGGGAAGGGAGAcagttcaaagaagaaaaagcagtgaTTCCTTGGAGGCACACAGAcgtcatctccctccctccttccctcccagccCGCCTCATTAAAGGATGAAATTGCCAAAGCTCTCTGAGATCCTAAATCTCTCCCGGCCATCCTTAACCTTGGGGCCTGGAACCTATTTAATCCCCAAGACAAGCCTGGGCCACGCCAGCTTTCCGGCTATCAAGTTAATTTTATGCTGCAGTTTAAAGTCTGAAAGGTATTATTAAATATTAGGACACTCCATTATAAGCATGTCCAGGGCTGCAGAGGGCCATTCGGAGTTCTAAAATTGAAGTGGAATGTGTCTGTGAGGCCGCTTAACCCTACACCGGAAAATGACTCGATTCACCGGGTGCAGCACCACAGCCCTGAGTGGCCAGCAGACCGGCCACAGATCCAGGAGTAGCCATAAAACCCGTGTCCTGGGCACTCTCTAGTGATGCTGGCCAGCCCCAGTTTTGGAAAACATCACCTACTCCATCTACTATGCATCAGTACCTGCTGCTGAGGGTTACAGCAAAGCAACCTTTTCCAGCAAGCCATTTCAGAGGCAGTCGCTGAGGCCCCTAGCGGCAAGGGGAATTGCCCAGAGCTGCCAACAGGGCCCTCCTGCCACCACAGACCACAGAGCGTCTTTCTGGTTGCAAGTTGCTTGTTCACCAAAAAGTACACAGAGACAAGACAGGGCGGGAAGAAGGAAGTTCAGACCTGACCCTGTTATCCCCATCCCATCTCAGTATCTCTGTCTCCCTAGATACCGAGTTTCAGAATGTACCACTCCTCCCTTCCAAAAACTcatcaacccccccacccccaccctcttcctGGAAGAAGCTGTGGTCACAGAATGAAAGAAGTTTCCCCTCTGTCATCCATTTCAAACAGATTTCTGGGAGGACGGCCAAAAAAAGGCCCAagtgtcttctctaacaccagaaTGACCACAGGCAAATTTACCCTGCCTCGGTTTTCTcttccataaaatggggataagagcCTTGCTTCATAGGGTAGTCTTTATAGATTAAGTAAATTTAAGCATATGTAAATAAAGTACGGAATAGGACCTGGCAGACATTAAGCACTCAGACACAAAGTGCCCTTCTGCCAGACACACAGTACCAAAACTAGACCAAGGGTTCCTCTCCGTCTAAGAGCTGAGGGTGAAGCCATGTGGGGTTCCCAGCCACAGAACCTGGGGGGCCACACACCACCTTCGGCCACACACCACCTTCAGCCACACCCAGGTCAATATTAGGAACCCAGACCCACTCAGAACCGTGGAAAACCTTTGACCAAAGCACACGctctagaaacttttttttttcttaaaaaaaaaaaatttcataataaaGTTTATTACCTAACTGGtggtaaaaaatataaaataggattCTGCacagcagaaaaataaagccagagaccctcccccaacccctggttTGTGCAAAGATACTGGATATATGTAAACATGAAGAGGTAGGAGGTACGAGTTCAGGCCCTGGCCCCACGTACAGTTTTAAATTAAGCTACTACGACAACCAGGGGGACCCAGAGGGAGCACCAGGAGGGGGCACCCTCAAGAGTTGGGGAGGGGTCTGCGGCCTGGTCTCCAGCCCAGGGCAGGAGGCGCCTCGCCCCCTACGCCAGCTCCCTCCAACCCAGGTGGGGAGGGCACCCACATGGTCCAgggaaataataattaataatagaaaataataaaagggcGACCAAGTTAATGCTGCGGTGCGCGGCCGGTCAGATCTGGAAGGGGAAGGAGCTCAGGTAGTCGCGAAGGACGGGGTTGAGGGGGATGCGCGCCAGGTTCTCGCGGCCCACGGTGGCCACGATGCGCTGGCGGCACAGCTCCTGCAGCGGCCGCACGCGGCGCTGGCGCAGCGGGGCCCCCAGCATGCGGCGCGGCGCCGCCACGTAGTGCTCCAGCAGCTCGAAGAGGCAGTCGAAGCTCTCGCGGCTGCCGTCCAGGTGGAAGCGGCCGGCCTGGAAGTGCACGCGGATGCTCGTGGGGCCCGAGGCCATCTTCACGCTGAGGGCGAAGAAGCAGTTCCTCTGTCGGCTGTCGCGCACCAGGAAGGTGCCCACGGGCTCGGCGCGCAGCCGCTCGTGCGCTCCGTGCACGCTCAGGGGCCCCCAGTAGAAGCCGCAGGCGTCGAGGAGCGCGCTGGCGCGGGTGATGCGCCGGTACTCGGCGTGCGAGCGGAACGTGCGGAAGTGCGTATcgcccggggccggggccggggcggcCGGGCAGGGCCGCAGGCGCGCCGGGGCCGCGGACGAGGGCGAGGaggtggaagaggaggaggaggaggaggaggaagactcTGGCCGCCGTCTGGGCTCTGCTGCCGTGGAGATTGCATTGTCGGCTGCCACCTGGTTGTGTGCTACCATCCTACACGCAGGGCCGGCCGGAGGGGTGGGCCATAGCGTCCGGGGGTGCGCTGATGGGGGAGACAGGCAGTGAGCAGGGAGTCCGGGTGCGGCTGGGCAGGTGAGGGCCGGCGAGGGAGCTCGGGAGGGGCGGGGCCCTGGGCTGAGCCGCTCCTAGAGGGCCGAAGGCTCAAGCCCGCGTCCGCGCGGTCCTTTGGGCCTCAATGGACTCATCTAGAAAATGGGCTTGCCCGCCCGCGGCGCCCTTGCTGGCGGGTGGGAGCTCGGCGGCGCTCTGTGCCGCCTCCGAGTATGAGTCTGAGGAGGGGGCGTGGACAGAGGCGCCGGGCAGAAGCCTGCCCCGGACTCGGGCCACTGGGTCCTCGGCTCACCGCCCCGTGGTTGCCGCCTGCCGGCCAGGCCGGGAATAGACGCCTCGTCCGGGCGATTCGGGCAGAAAAGCAGGGAGAAAAGCGGAGCTGCGGGTACCCCAAGCGCGGGGTCCGCCAGGATGGACCCCGCAGGGGCCAGGGGCGTGGCGGCCGCGACCCCACTACGCAGCCCCCGAGGCCGCCGCGGCCCCGTGcgttcctcccctctccctccagctTCGTCGCCCAGCGTCCGTCTCACCTggcggcggggcgcggggcgccgcgggcggggcggcgggggtcTCCGGGGCGGCTCTCGCGCATGCTCCGGTGCCGGGAGCCGTGCAGCTGCCACGGCCGCAGCTCTTTCTGGTGCGCGCCCGCCCCTGCACCAGTCTTTTAAACCGGCTTGGACGCGTGGGGTTTGCtaggccccgccccctccaggccccgccccctccaggcCCGCCCTTCCGCGCCACTTtcggtttctttttttttgcgcACCGCGGAGGCCGGGGCTGCTCGACTTTTCCCACAAATCGGGGACCCCTCCCCGGGGAGGTCCCCCAGCCCTGACCTAGCCTCGCACCAGTCCTAGGACCCGTCTGTCAAGGTCTCTAGCACTACCCTTGAACCTCCGGGGCACTTCTCAGCAACCCCCCTTTCAGACCTGGCGGCCCTCCGGTACCCCCACTGCCTTCGGTCGCAGATTTCTGCCGGCAAGCCCATTAGGATACTCCGGACTGGCCCTGACACACCCGTCACCTCCTCCAGGTGTCTCAGCACCCATCTCTGGTAGACCTGTGTCCTCTACTCTGGAGCCGGGCACCTCCACCCTATCCCGGGTCTCACCTGGGACCCCTCGGGACTGCTGCCTCCATCGCCCTGCCCACCTCGTCCCGGAGCCTCTAGATGGCCGCCTCCGCATCCCTCTCTGCCTGTCGCTGTCCCTGGTCttagcttgggcttcccaggaagcGGCGGGTTGACCACAGGCTTCGGAGGAACCCTTTGGCGGCGCGGGAGGGGTACCTCGACTGCGCGCCCAGTTCCTTGGAAACCGGGTGGGGCCTGGCAAGGTCCCCTGCGGCTTTGGCCTGCCTTTCCTCCTGTGAGAcagctggagaaactgaggcccagtgacCGGCAGAGGGGGAGCTCCAAACGAGGCACACCCTGCTCGCTTTTAttttggggagaggagggagcGGCTGGGCACCTCTAAATGCACTTTGGAGCCCAGTGAAAAGacagttcattttcagatgtgATCATTCCAGAAGCCTACTCTGAGCTTTCCTGGCCggtccctcctcttccttcctcctctcttttacagatcccacccccccccccaactgctCCCTCCCCACACTCATACCTTGGGTCTTGGAATGTTGGGGTACCCGCTACAGTTTGTACATTTGTGTATGATGCTGTCTGTCATAGAAGGTCATGGAATAGGTGCCTGGCTGGTACATGTATttttgaatgaaagaaagaacaaatgagCTTGGGGGCCGGCTGGTGGGTGGTGAGTTTCGCAGTTTGGAGGGGTCAGGCGGAGTAGCTAGGCTTGGCAGGGTCCTGCCCAACACTGGCACACACTGCCCTCTACAGGCAACTCTCAGGCCGCAGCCCAGCTTGCTGCTTGGCTCCAAGCCAGCACTAGGTCCTCCTGCCAGCCTCCCTGGCGCTTTCCTGCCCTGGCCCCAGGCAGAGCCCAGGACCCCCGTGTTCCCTCGTGAACACAAGAGGATGGCCCAGAACCCGCCTTGTATAGGatcccactgtctcctggaatttgtgtTGGCAGCAGCTGATGTTGGTCGTTGATGCGGTtgtcctgggtgtgtgtgtgtgtgtgtgtgcctgggtgtgtgtgtgtgtgtgtgtgcctgggtgtgtgtgtgtgtgtgcaagggcATGAGAAGATGCATAGCCATGCCTGTgtcctggtgtgtgtgtatgtgtgtgtgtgtgcaagggcATGAGAAGATGCATAGCCATgcctgtgtcgtgtgtgtgtgtgcgcgcctgggggtgtgtgtgtgtgtgtgtgcgcctgggtgtgtgtgtgtgtgtgtgtgtgtgtgtgtgcaagggcATGAGAAGATGCATAGCCATGCCTGTGTcctggggggggtgtgtgtgtgtgtgtgtgtgtgtgcaagggtATGAGAAGATGCATAGCCATGCCTGTgtcctggggtgtgtgtgtgtgtgcgcaaggGCATGAGAAGATGCATAGCCATGCCTCTGCCAGTGTTCAGGCGCTGTGGTCATTCTGGAGCACCTGCGGGAGCCTGCGCTGTGGTGGGTGACAGTATAAAGCAGTGGTTAAAAGCTGGACTTTGGACGCAGTCTGCCTAGTTTCCAATTCTAATTTTGCAACTTTCTGTccctctgaccttggacgtgtAATTAACTCCCTTGCctggtttcctcatctctgaagGGGGTAATAACATCTCCCTCATAGTGTGGGGATTAAAAGAGTGATTAGGGGTCACGTGCTTACACCAGTCCCCGGTGCATCATAGGCATTCAGTAGGTGTTtgcttttgctgctgttgttcatcGGCGGCCGTCAGCAGCTGTGGCAGCATATTGGAGCTCATGGCTTCATGTTAGAAGTCCTAGCGTGAGGAAAGCAGGCCATAGACGgcatggtggagtagaaggaaaGTGTTGCATGGGGCTAAACCAGGCCCCTGGCTGCTGGCAGTGGGGAGACACAGTACCTCCTTCTCACTTGAGCTGGTCACGGGTGGTCCAGGCCCAGAGAAGGCAGCCAGGCTGGGCTGGCTCCTGCGTGACTTGTCTTCCTGCCAGCATGTCTCCTTGCCCAGAGCAGATCTATAAATATCTGATGGCCCATATGCCCCCTAACCCTCATTGACAGCCTGGATGGCTACTTCGAAGAGATCCCTCTTATTCCTGAGCACTAGGACCTTCTCCTCTCAGCCCCCTACTTGTTGCCACATGCCCACCCATCCCCACGGAGCCCCCTTCTTCATTTCATTTACTGTTATCCATGACGTGTTaggttcttcccaggtggcactagtggtaaagaacccgcccgccagtgcaggagacataagagacgtgggttagatccctgggtcaggaagatcccctggacaaggaaatggcaacccactccagtattcttgcctggagcatcagacatgactgaggcgacttagcacgcacatacatGATGTACTGGCCTAAACTGGCTgggtaataaatattttacagtCCTTGGACCATTGGACTGACACCACGATCCAatctgcccattttacagatagagaaactTGGGGGGGGGGTCACTCACCCAGGAGCACACAATTCAGAAGGGGTATGGCGGAGGTTCATACCCAGGAGGTCAGACCCTAAAGCTTTCACCCGTGTTTGCTGTGCTGTAaactcccttcccacctcctctccctacCCTCCACCCCAACCGGATTCCTTGTAATCTCCAATCCTGGTCTGTCTTCTGGTAAAACAGTAGATACCAAGGAAATCAGAGGGATGCATTTGTATCCTAAGCCTGCCTGGGGAGGAGTGAGGACCATTCTGCCGACTTCCCCCTTGTTTGTAAGCTTGGGGAGGCTCCAGGTCTTGGCAGTCAAGCTTCTGTCTCCCCGTTTTTGGCTCTGGGCccttctgagtttcagttttcttgcctgtacAGTAGGCctggccccctcctccctccaccccaagCAGATTTTGGTTGTGCAAGAGTGGTGAGGCAGGCACAAGTTGCCAAGCACACGTGGGTTCTCCTCACCACTGACGGTGACAGTTACTACCACTTTGGTTTCATTTTCTAAAGCCCTGAGTTCAAAATGAAACCAAATCCAGAtaccaaagggaaaaagaaatacgGTGATTGACAAGCATCCGTCTCCTGAGCTGTTCTCCGTGGAGGGCTCGCCCTAGACTCACAGGAAGC encodes:
- the SOCS1 gene encoding suppressor of cytokine signaling 1 isoform X2 encodes the protein MVAHNQVAADNAISTAAEPRRRPESSSSSSSSSSTSSPSSAAPARLRPCPAAPAPAPGDTHFRTFRSHAEYRRITRASALLDACGFYWGPLSVHGAHERLRAEPVGTFLVRDSRQRNCFFALSVKMASGPTSIRVHFQAGRFHLDGSRESFDCLFELLEHYVAAPRRMLGAPLRQRRVRPLQELCRQRIVATVGRENLARIPLNPVLRDYLSSFPFQI
- the SOCS1 gene encoding suppressor of cytokine signaling 1 isoform X1 is translated as MRRRPSRGSGTRWAGRWRQQSRGVPAHPRTLWPTPPAGPACRMVAHNQVAADNAISTAAEPRRRPESSSSSSSSSSTSSPSSAAPARLRPCPAAPAPAPGDTHFRTFRSHAEYRRITRASALLDACGFYWGPLSVHGAHERLRAEPVGTFLVRDSRQRNCFFALSVKMASGPTSIRVHFQAGRFHLDGSRESFDCLFELLEHYVAAPRRMLGAPLRQRRVRPLQELCRQRIVATVGRENLARIPLNPVLRDYLSSFPFQI